One Suricata suricatta isolate VVHF042 chromosome X, meerkat_22Aug2017_6uvM2_HiC, whole genome shotgun sequence genomic region harbors:
- the GDPD2 gene encoding glycerophosphoinositol inositolphosphodiesterase GDPD2 isoform X1: MAESPGCCSVWARCLHCLYSCHWRKCPKERMQTSKCDCIWFGLLFLTFLLSLGWLYIGLILLNDLHNFNEFLFQHWGHWMDWSLAFLLVISLLVTYASLLLLLALLLRLCGQPLHLHSVHKMLLLLIMLLVAAGLVGLDVQWQQEWRSLRLSLQATAPFLHIGAVAGITLLAWPVADTFYRIHRRGPKVLLLLLFFGVALAIYLAPLCISSPCIMEPRDLPPKPSLVGHRGAPMLAPENTLMSLRKTAECGAAVFETDVMVSSDGIPFLMHDEHLSRTTDVASVFPARTSSHSSDFSCAELKKLNAGTWFLERQPFWGAKRLSDPDRKEAENQTVPTLEELLKEAAVLNLSIMFDLRRPPRNHTYHDTFVNQTLETVLSARVPQAMVLWLPDEDRAKVQQRAPRMRQIYGQQGSNRTERPQFLNLPYQDLPLLDIKALHQDNVSVNLFVVNKPWLFSLLWCAGVDSVTTNDCQLLQQMRYPVWLIPPQTYLMMWIITNCVSTLLLLWTFLLQGRCKKEREKTGLETAVLLTRINNFIME; the protein is encoded by the exons ATGGCCGAGTCCCCCGGCTGCTGCTCCGTCTGGGCCCGCTGCCTCCACTGCCTGTATAGCTGCCACTGGAGGAAATGCCCCAAAGAGAGGATGCAAACCAGCAAG TGCGACTGTATCTGGTTTGGCCTGCTCTTCCtcacctttctcctctccttgggCTGGCTGTACATCGGGCTCATCCTTCTCAATGACCTGCACAACTTCAATGA aTTCCTGTTCCAACACTGGGGACACTGGATGGACTGGTCCCTGGCATTTCTGCTGGTCATCTCTCTACTTGTCACATATGCATCCCTGCTATTG CTCCTGGCCCTGCTCCTGCGGCTCTGTGGCCAGCCTCTGCATCTGCACAGTGTCCACAAG ATGCTGCTGCTCCTCATCATGCTTCTTGTGGCCGCTGGCCTCGTGGGACTGGATGTCCAATGGCAGCAGGAGTGGCGTAGCTTACGTCTGTCACTGCAG GCCACAGCCCCGTTCCTTCATATTGGAGCAGTTGCTGGCATCAccctcctggcctggcctgtgGCCGATACCTTCTACCGTATCCATCGAAGAG GTCCCAAGGTTCTGCTACTGCTCCTATTTTTTGGAGTTGCCCTGGCCATCTACCTGGCCCCACTGTGCATCTCCTCACCCTGTATCATGGAACCCAGAGACTTACCCCCCAAGCCTAGTCTGGTGGGACACCGAGGGGCCCCCATG CTGGCCCCTGAGAACACCCTGATGTCACTGAGGAAAACAGCTGAATGTGGAGCTGCTGTGTTCGAGACTGATGTGATGGTCAG CTCTGATGGGATCCCCTTCCTCATGCATGATGAGCACCTGAGCAGGACCACAGATGTGGCCTCAGTGTTCCCAGCCCGAACCTCCTCCCACAGCAGTGACTTCTCCTGTGCTGAACTGAAGAAGCTCAATGCCGGGACCTGGTTCCTAGAG AGGCAACCCTTCTGGGGGGCCAAACGGCTGTCAGACCCTGATCGGAAGGAGGCTGAGAACCAGACAGTCCCAACATTAGAAGAGCTGCTGAAGGAAGCTGCAGTCCTTAACCTCTCCATCATGTTTGACTTGCGCCGCCCCCCACGAAATCACACATACCATGACACATTTGTGAACCAGACACTGGAGACTGTGCTGAGTGCAAGGGTGCCCCAAGCCATG GTCCTTTGGCTTCCGGATGAAGATCGCGCTAAGGTCCAACAACGGGCACCTAGAATGCGCCAGATATATGGACAGCAGGGAAGCAACAGAACCGAGAGGCCCCAGTTTCTCAATCTCCCTTATCAAGACCTGCCACTGTTGGATATCAA GGCACTCCACCAGGATAATGTCTCGGTGAACCTATTCGTGGTGAACAAGCCTTGGCTCTTTTCCCTGCTCTGGTGTGCAGGGGTGGACTCAGTCACCACCAACGACTGCCAGCTGCTGCAGCAGATGCGTTACCCCGTCTGGCTTATT CCCCCTCAAACCTACCTAATGATGTGGATCATTACCAATTGTGTCTCCACCCTGCTGCTTCTGTGGACCTTCCTCCTCCAAGG gagatgtaagaaggagagagagaaaactg GCTTGGAAACAGCAGTGCTGCTGACCAGGATCAACAATTTCATAATGGAGTGA
- the GDPD2 gene encoding glycerophosphoinositol inositolphosphodiesterase GDPD2 isoform X2, with the protein MDWSLAFLLVISLLVTYASLLLLLALLLRLCGQPLHLHSVHKMLLLLIMLLVAAGLVGLDVQWQQEWRSLRLSLQATAPFLHIGAVAGITLLAWPVADTFYRIHRRGPKVLLLLLFFGVALAIYLAPLCISSPCIMEPRDLPPKPSLVGHRGAPMLAPENTLMSLRKTAECGAAVFETDVMVSSDGIPFLMHDEHLSRTTDVASVFPARTSSHSSDFSCAELKKLNAGTWFLERQPFWGAKRLSDPDRKEAENQTVPTLEELLKEAAVLNLSIMFDLRRPPRNHTYHDTFVNQTLETVLSARVPQAMVLWLPDEDRAKVQQRAPRMRQIYGQQGSNRTERPQFLNLPYQDLPLLDIKALHQDNVSVNLFVVNKPWLFSLLWCAGVDSVTTNDCQLLQQMRYPVWLIPPQTYLMMWIITNCVSTLLLLWTFLLQGRCKKEREKTGLETAVLLTRINNFIME; encoded by the exons ATGGACTGGTCCCTGGCATTTCTGCTGGTCATCTCTCTACTTGTCACATATGCATCCCTGCTATTG CTCCTGGCCCTGCTCCTGCGGCTCTGTGGCCAGCCTCTGCATCTGCACAGTGTCCACAAG ATGCTGCTGCTCCTCATCATGCTTCTTGTGGCCGCTGGCCTCGTGGGACTGGATGTCCAATGGCAGCAGGAGTGGCGTAGCTTACGTCTGTCACTGCAG GCCACAGCCCCGTTCCTTCATATTGGAGCAGTTGCTGGCATCAccctcctggcctggcctgtgGCCGATACCTTCTACCGTATCCATCGAAGAG GTCCCAAGGTTCTGCTACTGCTCCTATTTTTTGGAGTTGCCCTGGCCATCTACCTGGCCCCACTGTGCATCTCCTCACCCTGTATCATGGAACCCAGAGACTTACCCCCCAAGCCTAGTCTGGTGGGACACCGAGGGGCCCCCATG CTGGCCCCTGAGAACACCCTGATGTCACTGAGGAAAACAGCTGAATGTGGAGCTGCTGTGTTCGAGACTGATGTGATGGTCAG CTCTGATGGGATCCCCTTCCTCATGCATGATGAGCACCTGAGCAGGACCACAGATGTGGCCTCAGTGTTCCCAGCCCGAACCTCCTCCCACAGCAGTGACTTCTCCTGTGCTGAACTGAAGAAGCTCAATGCCGGGACCTGGTTCCTAGAG AGGCAACCCTTCTGGGGGGCCAAACGGCTGTCAGACCCTGATCGGAAGGAGGCTGAGAACCAGACAGTCCCAACATTAGAAGAGCTGCTGAAGGAAGCTGCAGTCCTTAACCTCTCCATCATGTTTGACTTGCGCCGCCCCCCACGAAATCACACATACCATGACACATTTGTGAACCAGACACTGGAGACTGTGCTGAGTGCAAGGGTGCCCCAAGCCATG GTCCTTTGGCTTCCGGATGAAGATCGCGCTAAGGTCCAACAACGGGCACCTAGAATGCGCCAGATATATGGACAGCAGGGAAGCAACAGAACCGAGAGGCCCCAGTTTCTCAATCTCCCTTATCAAGACCTGCCACTGTTGGATATCAA GGCACTCCACCAGGATAATGTCTCGGTGAACCTATTCGTGGTGAACAAGCCTTGGCTCTTTTCCCTGCTCTGGTGTGCAGGGGTGGACTCAGTCACCACCAACGACTGCCAGCTGCTGCAGCAGATGCGTTACCCCGTCTGGCTTATT CCCCCTCAAACCTACCTAATGATGTGGATCATTACCAATTGTGTCTCCACCCTGCTGCTTCTGTGGACCTTCCTCCTCCAAGG gagatgtaagaaggagagagagaaaactg GCTTGGAAACAGCAGTGCTGCTGACCAGGATCAACAATTTCATAATGGAGTGA